In Leishmania infantum JPCM5 genome chromosome 12, one genomic interval encodes:
- a CDS encoding putative proteasome regulatory ATPase subunittcc1l8.3: MAISSVASVSATKASALAAKKAEKDAHASRSLFEEYEQLSKDIKNIQLKTMICRTETHQLMKEESAAKQEVKRIQAVPLVLGNFVEVVDSVRGIVSGTSGSQYFVRILSTLNKEHLKPNVSVGLHKSSNACVQLLPSETDATITLLNSSDRPDVTYSDVGGLDMQKQEIREAVELPLTHAGLYEQIGIDPPRGVLLYGPPGTGKTMLVKAVARHTKASFIRVVGSEFVQKFLGEGPRKVRDVFRLARENAPSIIFIDEVDSIATKRFDAQTGADREVQRVLVELLTQMDGFDQTTNVKVIMATNRWDTLDPALLRPGRLDRKIEFPYPDRRQKRLVFQVCTSKMNLSPEVDLEDYVTRPEKLSGADIQSICQEAGMLAVRKNRYVILPRDIENAYRTVIKKTGDETYDFYS, encoded by the coding sequence ATGGCCATCTCCAGCGTTGCATCCGTGTCCGCCACGAAGGCCTCTGCTCTTGCCGCcaagaaggcggagaaggacgcGCATGCCAGTCGTTCTCTCTTCGAGGAGTACGAGCAGCTCAGCAAGGATATCAAGAACATACAGCTCAAGACGATGATCTGCAGGACCGAGACGCACCAGCTCATGAAGGAAGAGAGCGCGGCGAAGCAGGAGGTGAAGCGCATCCAGGCGGTGCCCCTCGTCCTCGGCAACTTCGTCGAGGTTGTGGACAGTGTCCGCGGTATCGTGAGCGGCACGAGCGGCTCGCAGTATTTTGTGCGCATCCTTTCGACCCTCAACAAGGAGCACCTCAAGCCGAACGTCAGCGTCGGCCTgcacaagagcagcaacgcctgcgtgcagctgctgccgagcgAAACGGACGCGACCATCACGCTGCTCAACTCGAGCGACAGACCCGACGTCACATACTCGGACGTGGGTGGTCTGGACATGCAGAAGCAGGAGATTCGCGAGgccgtggagctgccgctgaccCACGCGGGCCTGTACGAGCAGATCGGTATTGACCCTCCGCGCGGTGTGCTGCTCTACGGCCCGCCCGGCACCGGCAAGACCATGCTGGTGAAGGCCGTGGCGCGGCACACGAAGGCCTCCTTCATCCGCGTTGTCGGCAGCGAGTTTGTGCAGAAGTTCCTCGGCGAGGGCCCGCGCAAAGTGCGTGACGTGTTTCGTCTCGCCCGCGAGAACGCGCCATCCATCATCTTCATCGACGAGGTCGACTCCATCGCGACCAAGCGTTTTGATGCTCAGACCGGCGCCGATCGTGAGGTGCagcgtgtgcttgtggaGCTGCTTACCCAGATGGACGGCTTTGACCAGACAACCAACGTCAAGGTCATCATGGCCACAAACCGCTGGGACACGCTGGAccccgcgctgctgcgccctgGTCGCCTCGACAGAAAGATCGAGTTCCCGTACCCTGACCGCCGCCAGAAGCGCCTCGTCTTCCAGGTATGCACGTCGAAGATGAACCTGTCGCCTGAAGTGGACCTCGAAGACTACGTGACTCGGCCGGAGAagctcagcggcgccgacatcCAGTCCATCTGCCAGGAAGCGGGTATGCTGGCGGTGCGAAAGAATCGATACGTCATTCTGCCGCGCGACATCGAAAATGCGTACAGGACGGTGATTAAGAAGACTGGGGATGAGACGTACGACTTCTACTCGTGa
- a CDS encoding putative glyoxalase II produces MRNYCTKTFGSAFSVTVVPTLKDNFSYLINDHTTHTLAAVDVNADYKPILTYIEEHLKQQGNADVTYTFSTILSTHKHWDHSGGNAKLKAELEAMNSTVPVVVVGGANDSIPAVTKPVREGDRVQVGDLSVEVIDAPCHTRGHVLYKVQHPQHPNDGVALFTGDTMFIAGIGAFFEGDEKDMCRAMEKVYHIHKGNDYALDKVTFIFPGHEYTSGFMTFSEKTFPDRASDDLAFIQAQRAKYAAAVKTGDPSVPSSLAEEKRQNLFLRVADPAFVAKMNQGNAHALMMYLYNACD; encoded by the coding sequence ATGCGCAACTACTGCACAAAAACGTTCGGCTCCGCCTTCTCTGTCACGGTGGTGCCGACGCTCAAAGACAACTTCTCCTACCTCATCAACGACCACACCACCCACACACTCGCGGCCGTGGATGTGAATGCCGACTACAAGCCCATTTTAACGTACATCGAGGAGCACCTCAAGCAGCAGGGCAACGCCGACGTCACATACACTTTCAGTACCATACTCAGCACCCACAAGCACTGGGACCACTCGGGTGGCAACGCGAAGCTCAAGGCAGAGCTGGAGGCCATGAACAGCACGGTGCCAGTGGTAGTGGTCGGCGGTGCCAACGACAGCATCCCTGCCGTCACAAAGCCAGTACGCGAGGGTGATCGGGTCCAGGTTGGGGATCTCTCTGTCGAAGTGATCGATGCGCCGTGCCACACTCGCGGTCACGTGCTGTACAAGGTGCAACATCCGCAGCACCCCAACGACGGTGTGGCCCTCTTCACCGGTGACACCATGTTCATcgccggcatcggcgcctTCTTCGAGGGGGACGAGAAGGACATGTGCCGCGCGATGGAGAAGGTGTATCACATCCACAAAGGCAATGACTACGCTCTCGACAAGGTCACCTTCATCTTCCCCGGACACGAGTACACCTCTGGCTTCATGACCTTCTCGGAGAAAACGTTCCCGGACCGCGCCAGCGACGATCTGGCGTTCATCCAGGCGCAGAGGGCCAAGTATGCGGCGGCCGTGAAGACGGGCGATCCGTCTGTGCCCAGCTCGCTGGCGGAGGAAAAGCGGCAGAACCTTTTCCTGCGTGTGGCTGATCCGGCCTTTGTGGCCAAGATGAACCAAGGcaacgcgcatgcgctgatGATGTACCTTTACAACGCCTGCGACTGA
- a CDS encoding putative cysteinyl-tRNA synthetase, which produces MSANRVPTVVAGLDGANPVKRERHPAWYPPLKLDGNGLKVMNSLTETLEDFAPRDGRVVRWYTCGPTVYDLSHMGHARAYLTFDIIRRVMEDYFGYSVIYQMNITDIDDKIIKRARVNKLLDDFKEGELRHGDVARLMAFTAEAVTAAESGLAKRKAALFEPITEGASSRAKADREEKLLEVQLKESQLVETKVKIAAAKDDFAALFAAASGVNGDLLDERSGHSVSDQQIFEDHARKYERAFFEDMQRLGIREPDIVTRVTEYVPQVVEFVQKIIDNGFAYVGETSVFFDTEAYIRAGHDYPKLKPGGDRNTTEDEMAEGEGVLSKGIEGEKRSPNDFALWKFSKPGEPRWPSPWGEGRPGWHIECSVMASDILGENMDIHSGGWDLKFPHHDNECAQSEACNLHSQWVNYFLHCGHLHIKGLKMSKSLKNFITIRQALDELGVTARTMRLLFLANPWNKPMNFSDQSLDEAKEKERVLRAFFGSVDIVLRTDNWKATQGANKHDRELLSKWVEAEAAVHAALQDNFDTVVALQQLMSLVAATNQYLLSGERPSATLVRKVGCYVTKMFRIFGVVEGSDDVGLQKQGSGDGEARFIEVVNTLVRFRDEVRDAAKDHKVVAGFLPLCDKVRDEWLVDAGVRLEDNPAGPTTWKSDEPALLHKELAERRAQQEGDRQRRLANQAETKRKLVEKWRQFTYPPSEYFRLQDEQRVEKKYAAYDDVTGLPTMTAAGEEVSEKEAKKLSKEQAKYAKSYDEFIGKGGVSWLQEQEAELASMVAELKGSN; this is translated from the coding sequence ATGAGCGCCAATCGTGTTCCGACGGTAGTAGCCGGCCTCGATGGAGCCAACCCGGTGAAGCGAGAGCGCCACCCCGCGTGGTACCCGCCCCTGAAGCTGGACGGCAACGGGCTGAAGGTGATGAACTCCCTGACAGAGACCCTTGAGGACTTCGCGCCGCGTGAtggccgcgtggtgcgatGGTACACGTGCGGCCCGACCGTCTACGATCTCTCTCACATGGGCCACGCCCGTGCTTACCTCACCTTCGACATCATCCGCCGTGTCATGGAAGACTACTTCGGCTACTCCGTGATTTATCAGATGAACATCACGGATATCGACGACAAGATCATCAAGCGCGCTCGCGTGAATAAGCTGCTGGATGACTTCAAGGAGGgggagctgcgccacggcgacgTGGCGAGGCTCATGGCGTTCACGGCGGaggccgtcaccgccgccgagaGCGGCCTTGCCAAGCGCAAGGCGGCGCTGTTCGAGCCGATTACCGAaggcgccagcagccgcgccaaGGCGGACCGCGAGGAGAAGTTGCTAGAGGTGCAGCTGAAGGAGTCGCAGCTTGTGGAGACCAAGGTGAAGATCGCGGCGGCCAAGGATGACTTTGCCGCCCTGTTCGCCGCGGCCAGCGGCGTGAACGGCGACCTGCTTGACGAGCGCAGCGGCCACAGCGTCTCCGATCAGCAGATCTTCGAAGACCACGCCCGAAAATACGAGCGAGCGTTCTTCGAGGACATGCAGCGCTTGGGCATTCGTGAGCCGGACATCGTGACGCGCGTCACGGAGTACGTGCCGCAGGTGGTGGAGTTCGTGCAGAAAATCATCGACAACGGCTTTGCCTACGTCGGCGAGACATCTGTCTTCTTTGACACCGAGGCATACATCAGGGCCGGTCACGACTACCCGAAGCTGAAGCCTGGCGGCGATCGCAACACCACGGAGGACGAGATggccgagggcgagggcgtaCTTTCGAAAGGCATCGAGGGCGAGAAGCGCAGCCCGAACGACTTTGCTCTGTGGAAGTTCTCGAAGCCCGGCGAGCCGCGCTGGCCATCCCCGTGGGGCGAGGGTCGTCCGGGCTGGCACATCGAGTGCTCCGTGATGGCGTCCGACATTCTCGGCGAGAACATGGACATCCACAGCGGTGGGTGGGACTTGAAGTTTCCGCACCACGACAACGAGTGCGCGCAGAGCGAGGCGTGCAACCTGCACAGCCAGTGGGTGAACTACTTCCTCCACTGCGGCCATCTCCACATCAAGGGGCTGAAGATGAGCAAGAGCCTCAAGAACTTCATCACCATCCGCCAGGCGCTGGACGAACTCGGCGTCACGGCGCGCacgatgcggctgctgttCCTTGCAAATCCCTGGAACAAGCCGATGAACTTCTCGGACCAGTCGCTCGACGAggcgaaggaaaaggagcgGGTCCTGCGCGCCTTCTTCGGCAGCGTCGACATTGTCCTCCGCACCGATAACTGGAAGGCCACGCAGGGTGCCAACAAGCACGACCGCGAGCTGCTGTCCAAGTGGGTCGAggccgaggcagccgtgcacGCGGCGTTGCAGGACAACTTTGACACGGTCGTtgccctgcagcagctcatgtCTCTCGTCGCGGCGACGAACCAGTACCTGCTGTCTGGCGAGCGGCCGAGTGCGACGCTGGTGCGCAAGGTAGGCTGCTACGTGACGAAGATGTTCCGCAtcttcggcgtcgtcgagggGTCTGACGATGTCGGCCTGCAGAAGCAGGGCTCCGGCGATGGCGAAGCGCGCTTCATCGAGGTCGTGAACACTCTCGTGCGCTTCCGTGATGAGGTGCGCGATGCGGCGAAAGACCACAAGGTGGTGGCGGGCTTCCTGCCCTTGTGCGACAAGGTGCGCGATGAGTGGCTTGTCGACGCTGGCGTACGGCTCGAGGACAACCCGGCGGGCCCGACGACGTGGAAGAGCGAcgagccggcgctgctgcacaaagagctggcggagcgccgCGCTCAGCAAGAAGGGGATCGCCAGAGGAGGCTGGCGAATCAGGCGGAGACGAAGCGCAAGCTCGTGGAAAAGTGGCGGCAGTTCACCTACCCGCCGTCCGAGTACTTTCGCCTCCAGGACGAGCAACGGGTAGAGAAGAAGTACGCTGCCTACGACGACGTCACCGGCCTCCCAACGATGACGGCtgccggcgaggaggtgagcGAGAAGGAGGCAAAGAAGTTGAGCAAGGAGCAGGCGAAGTACGCCAAGTCGTACGACGAGTTTATCGGCAAGGGTGGCGTGTCGTGGCTTcaagagcaggaggcggagctggccaGCATGGTGGCCGAGCTCAAAGGCAGCAATTAG
- a CDS encoding putative ornithine decarboxylase — translation MGDHDVALCHVSRYNHANYWAFVPLPTVSDDTGCDSLHHDSASERIRMAPPASASKAGAAEERLHPYERRLLDQYQIHLQPANRNPLSRADSAAGREETAQTPAQVQMVSGVAVADSTSDQHASVASSQDLVDLFFLEGSQAVDGLCFSPYPIYGWRTAEERRAAVCEVFKTYNVVTRLPASPAALAAAQRRYSRHRHSAIAPINKSAIETREQYWRRLSNLYTQKGVKDAASAADAAATTATNGAVPAAPAYEPEDPFYIIDLGRVVEQMARWRHELPMVRPYFAVKSNPQPAVLEVLSALGAGFDCASKEEIHMVLGRQLVASPDDIIFANPCKQLGDLREAQACGVTYVTVDNPLEMEKISRLMPSAHAIIRIKTNDSKAQCSFSTKFGAPLEDVEGLLEAARQFNVTVCGVSFHVGSGNDDQSAYVSAVRDAYQVFQQAVQYGFKCTILDIGGGFPGTEVVEGSGNTSFEAIARTIRPVLAELFGGGDVTIISEPGRYFTAASHALLMNVFASRTLRLSDVEVSRQAFQSVVSMDEPEEYQYYVNDGLYHSFNCILFDHAHPTLLLLNDGDGADGVESGTEAAAVCSEEEGETSLSGPLANDALFMSAWDRRRSFARRPLRITTIFGPTCDSMDCILKKQPFPEMKLGDWLLVPDMGSYTTAAAGFFNGFATRRLEWVSSVDLCARPRPVYTREGNTLRCVSE, via the coding sequence ATGGGTGATCATGACGTCGCTCTCTGCCACGTCAGCCGCTACAACCATGCGAATTACTGGGCCTttgtgccgctgccaacGGTCAGCGACGACACGGGATGCGACAGTCTGCATCATGACAGCGCTTCCGAAAGGATAaggatggcgccgccggcgtccgCGTCGAAGGCGGGCGCGGCCGAGGAACGCCTGCACCCCTACGAAAGGCGTCTATTGGATCAGTACCAGATCCACCTCCAACCCGCCAACCGCAACCCGCTGAGCCGAGCCGATTCCGCCGCCGGTCGAGAGGAAACGGCGCAGACCCCCGCGCAGGTGCAGATGGTGTCtggtgttgctgttgcgGACTCGACTTCAGATCAGCACGCCTCTGTTGCATCCAGTCAGGACCTCGTCGACCTCTTCTTCCTTGAGGGCAGCCAGGCCGTCGACGGTCTGTGCTTCTCGCCCTACCCCATCTACGGTTGGCGCACGGCCGAGGAGCGCCGGGCTGCCGTTTGTGAGGTTTTCAAGACGTACAACGTGGTCACGCGCCTGCCCGCCTCGCCGGCTGCCctggccgccgcgcagcgccgctacagccgccaccggcacTCCGCCATCGCCCCCATCAACAAGAGTGCGATCGAGACGCGTGAGCAGTACTGGCGCCGCCTGTCGAACCTGTACACCCAGAAGGGTGTAAAAGAtgctgcttctgccgccgacgctgcggctACGACGGCGACGAACGGTGCCGTCCCCGCTGCCCCCGCCTACGAGCCCGAGGATCCATTCTACATCATCGATCTCGGCCGTGTTGTGGAGCAGATGGCGCGCTGGCGTCACGAGCTGCCGATGGTGCGCCCTTACTTTGCCGTGAAAAGCAACCCGCAACCGGCTGTTTTGGAGGTGCTCAGCGCCCTCGGCGCCGGTTTCGACTGCGCGTCCAAGGAAGAAATACATATGGTGCTAGGTCGCCAGCTCGTGGCGTCGCCGGACGACATCATCTTCGCCAACCCGTGCAAGCAGCTCGGCGACCTGCGTGAGGCGCAGGCGTGCGGCGTGACCTACGTGACGGTGGACAACCCGCTGGAGATGGAAAAGATCAGTCGCCTGATGCCCTCCGCCCACGCGATTATCCGCATCAAGACGAACGACAGCAAGGCCCAGTGCTCCTTTTCCACCAAGTTCGGTGCCCCCCTTGAAGATGTCGAGGGCCTACTGGAGGCGGCCCGCCAGTTCAACGTCACCGTGTGCGGCGTCAGCTTTcacgtcggcagcggcaacgacgaCCAGTCTGCGTACGTGTCCGCGGTACGCGATGCCTACCAAGTCTTTCAGCAGGCGGTCCAGTACGGCTTCAAGTGCACCATCCTcgacatcggcggcggcttcccGGGCACGGAGGTCGTCGAGGGCAGCGGCAATACCTCTTTCGAGGCCATTGCCCGTACTATTCGaccggtgctggcggagctcttcggcggcggtgatgtcACCATCATCAGTGAGCCCGGCCGCTACTtcacggctgcctcgcacgCGCTTCTCATGAACGTATTCGCCTCCCGCACGCTGCGACTGTCCGATGTCGAGGTGAGTCGCCAAGCCTTCCAGTCCGTCGTGTCGATGGACGAGCCCGAAGAGTACCAGTACTACGTCAACGACGGCCTCTACCACAGCTTCAACTGCATCCTCTTCGATCACGCCCACCCAACGCTTCTCCTGCTaaacgacggcgacggcgctgacgggGTGGAGAGTGgcacggaggcggcagcggtgtgcagcgaggaggagggcgagacgTCGCTGAGCGGTCCCCTGGCGAACGATGCACTGTTCATGTCCGCCTGGGACCGCCGTCGCAGCTTCGCGCGCCGCCCGCTGCGCATCACAACCATCTTCGGCCCCACCTGCGATTCGATGGACTGCATCCTGAAGAAGCAGCCCTTCCCGGAGATGAAGCTGGGCGACTGGCTTCTGGTGCCAGACATGGGCAGctacaccaccgccgccgccggcttcTTCAACGGTTTCGCGACGCGCCGCCTTGAGTGGGTGAGCTCTGTGGACTTGTGCGCGAGGCCGAGGCCTGTGTATACGCGTGAGGGCAACACGCTGAGGTGTGTgagcgagtga